One Halalkalicoccus sp. NIPERK01 DNA segment encodes these proteins:
- the gfcR gene encoding transcriptional regulator GfcR, which translates to MKNVDDLIESAAELAERGLSKGEIADELNVSRETASWLVERSGRAEPPAEPEQRGKPADIHVDWSAIGRDSARLSYVSRAMADLLRKQGEEIDLTVGIEKAGAPLATMVGRELDTDLCSYAPRKHQWEEGDMENLGGSFSRNFAQIRDRECYVIDDTITSGTTMKETIQAIREQGGEPVACVVLVDKQGLEEIEGVPVYSLVQVIPVGSDE; encoded by the coding sequence ATGAAGAACGTTGACGACCTGATCGAGAGTGCCGCCGAGCTAGCCGAACGGGGCCTCTCGAAGGGCGAGATCGCGGACGAACTCAACGTCTCGCGGGAGACGGCGAGCTGGCTGGTCGAACGAAGCGGACGGGCCGAACCGCCCGCCGAACCCGAACAGCGGGGCAAGCCCGCCGACATCCACGTCGATTGGAGCGCGATCGGCCGCGACAGCGCCCGCCTGTCGTACGTCTCGCGGGCGATGGCCGACCTCCTCCGCAAGCAGGGCGAGGAGATCGACCTGACGGTGGGAATCGAGAAGGCGGGCGCGCCGCTGGCGACGATGGTCGGCCGGGAGCTCGATACGGACCTCTGTAGCTACGCCCCTCGCAAACACCAGTGGGAGGAGGGCGACATGGAGAACCTCGGCGGGAGCTTCTCGCGGAACTTCGCGCAGATCCGCGACCGCGAGTGCTACGTGATCGACGACACGATCACGAGCGGGACGACGATGAAGGAGACGATCCAGGCGATCCGCGAGCAGGGCGGCGAACCCGTCGCCTGCGTCGTCCTCGTGGACAAACAGGGCCTCGAGGAGATCGAGGGCGTGCCCGTCTACTCGCTGGTGCAGGTCATCCCCGTCGGGAGCGACGAGTAG
- a CDS encoding glutaredoxin: MTFQPDQGLSQEEVTERVDSTIEDNEVVLFMKGNRLMPQCGFSQRALDLITQYREDVECVDTLESLDEYRAALSEHSGWETTPQTYVNGEFIGGSDILAEMDERGELAAALNAE, from the coding sequence ATGACGTTCCAACCCGACCAGGGACTCTCCCAGGAGGAGGTCACCGAGCGCGTCGACAGTACGATCGAGGACAACGAGGTGGTGCTGTTCATGAAGGGCAACCGGCTGATGCCCCAGTGTGGTTTCTCCCAGCGCGCGCTCGACCTGATCACCCAGTACCGCGAGGACGTCGAGTGCGTCGACACGCTCGAATCGCTCGACGAGTACCGCGCGGCGCTCTCGGAGCACAGCGGCTGGGAGACGACGCCCCAAACCTACGTAAACGGCGAGTTCATCGGCGGCAGCGACATATTGGCGGAGATGGACGAGCGGGGCGAACTCGCGGCGGCGCTGAACGCCGAATAG
- a CDS encoding phosphoadenosine phosphosulfate reductase family protein — MPEGFPDYLDVDYEDGDGEHPEDYPTLDAKIEKAIDVTRRGLEQYENPAVMWTGGKDSTLTLYFIKEVAEEFDLEVPPAVFIDHYQHFDEIHEFVEKWADEWDLEVIYARNDDVGEYVDSRGLEPGDDIEISELNEQNRHHVRDLLEYEDDTFPFLLDTYVGNHLLKTVALNNTLEEYDIDGVISGVRWDEQEARADETFFSPRHDPDIYPPHDRIQPILQFDEPAVWDAFWYVVVPETVEGYPEEGYVPEGYDDLPEGISQEDIPISPKYFEGFRSLGSEISTQKAEEEPAWLQDLDGTTERAGRAQDKEDLMERLRDLGYM, encoded by the coding sequence ATGCCCGAAGGCTTTCCCGACTACCTCGACGTGGATTACGAGGACGGAGACGGTGAACACCCGGAGGACTACCCGACGCTCGACGCGAAGATCGAGAAGGCGATCGACGTCACCCGCCGCGGCCTCGAACAGTACGAGAACCCCGCGGTGATGTGGACCGGCGGGAAGGACTCGACGCTCACCCTCTATTTCATCAAGGAAGTCGCGGAGGAGTTCGATCTGGAGGTGCCGCCGGCGGTGTTCATCGACCACTACCAGCACTTCGACGAGATCCACGAGTTCGTCGAGAAGTGGGCCGACGAGTGGGATCTAGAGGTCATCTACGCGCGCAACGACGACGTCGGCGAGTACGTCGATTCCCGTGGTTTGGAGCCCGGCGACGACATCGAGATCAGCGAACTCAACGAGCAGAACCGTCACCACGTCCGGGACCTGCTCGAGTACGAGGACGACACCTTCCCGTTCCTGCTCGACACCTACGTCGGCAACCACCTCCTCAAGACGGTGGCGCTGAACAACACGCTCGAGGAGTACGACATCGACGGCGTCATCTCGGGGGTGCGCTGGGACGAACAGGAGGCACGCGCCGACGAGACGTTCTTCAGCCCCCGCCACGACCCCGACATCTACCCGCCTCACGACCGCATCCAGCCCATCCTCCAGTTCGACGAACCCGCCGTCTGGGACGCCTTCTGGTACGTCGTCGTCCCCGAGACGGTCGAGGGCTACCCCGAGGAGGGCTACGTCCCCGAGGGCTACGACGACCTCCCGGAGGGCATTTCTCAAGAGGACATCCCGATCTCGCCGAAGTACTTCGAGGGCTTTCGCTCGCTCGGCAGCGAGATCAGCACCCAGAAGGCCGAGGAGGAGCCCGCGTGGCTCCAGGACCTCGACGGGACGACCGAACGCGCGGGCCGCGCCCAGGACAAGGAGGACCTGATGGAGCGCCTGCGCGACCTCGGCTACATGTAG
- a CDS encoding phosphoadenosine phosphosulfate reductase family protein, translated as MAEFPTYLDVDYTDGEGERPNDYPTLDAKVEKAIEITHVALDEYRDPAVMWTGGKDSTLVLYFVREVAREFDLEVPPAVFIDHFEHFPDVLSFVERWAEEWDLDLRYARNEEFARLGAEPGDEIPIDVLSEETRHELRERLGYEGETFRFSADSYEGNHLLKTVALNDAIREEGFDGVFSGVRWDEQEARADETFFSPRHDPEKYPPHDRVHSILQFDERAVWDAMWNHVVPDAIEGYPAGHVPQDYDDLPAGITQENLPVSPKYFEGFRSLGSERGSAKSDDRPAWLQDLDGTTERAGRAQDKEDLMGRLRDLGYM; from the coding sequence ATGGCCGAGTTCCCGACGTATCTCGACGTGGACTACACCGACGGCGAGGGCGAGCGCCCGAACGACTACCCGACCCTCGACGCGAAGGTCGAGAAGGCGATCGAGATCACGCACGTCGCCCTCGACGAGTACCGCGATCCTGCGGTGATGTGGACCGGCGGGAAGGACTCGACGCTCGTGCTCTACTTCGTCCGCGAGGTCGCCCGGGAGTTCGATCTGGAGGTCCCCCCGGCGGTGTTCATCGATCACTTCGAGCACTTCCCGGACGTGCTCTCGTTCGTCGAGCGGTGGGCGGAGGAGTGGGACCTCGACCTGCGCTACGCGCGAAACGAGGAGTTCGCGCGTCTGGGTGCCGAGCCGGGCGACGAGATCCCGATAGACGTGCTGAGCGAGGAGACCAGACACGAACTACGCGAGCGCCTCGGGTACGAGGGCGAGACCTTCCGGTTCAGCGCCGACAGCTACGAGGGCAACCACCTCCTCAAAACGGTGGCGCTCAACGACGCCATCCGCGAGGAGGGGTTCGACGGCGTGTTCTCTGGCGTGCGCTGGGACGAACAGGAGGCACGCGCCGATGAGACGTTCTTCAGCCCCCGCCACGACCCCGAGAAGTACCCGCCACACGACCGGGTCCACTCGATCCTCCAGTTCGACGAGCGTGCCGTCTGGGACGCGATGTGGAACCACGTCGTCCCCGACGCGATCGAGGGCTACCCCGCCGGCCACGTCCCGCAGGACTACGACGACCTGCCCGCCGGCATTACCCAGGAGAACCTGCCCGTGAGCCCGAAGTACTTCGAGGGCTTTCGCTCGCTCGGCAGCGAGCGAGGGTCAGCGAAAAGCGACGACCGCCCGGCGTGGCTCCAGGACCTCGACGGGACGACCGAACGCGCGGGCCGCGCCCAGGACAAGGAGGACCTGATGGGACGGCTGCGCGACCTGGGCTACATGTAG
- the nreA gene encoding DNA repair protein NreA — protein sequence MRLDEYIEGFERDEAAERRRLAREKSYAITDYLDEVEDRFNDALSGGSLVGSTAPSIFVGHSNYPKVSTGLLSPVGDEEHAAEYATDGTWYRQGLSIEDVVQRRTGLLNANRFTDVRAAGLGPTTGGTDAPSVHDVWDGFVGTQREVAIADRPVGVEIGLSDSRLEFDLPDGDTAAPRGPRAGAESATLTENPHVPRPVEKTLEDDDWRAEGAMTYLYRRGFDVYEINRILSAGALGEAESRRLVPTRWSITAVDDTVGKYLRGSIRSNPSVDETRVFSSEYMGNRYWAILSPGNWEFELVEMKAPGSVWNPVGSEVWIASDHEGYEGRTKYVDGGTAGAYYATRLAALEYLEEIGRQAKVLVLRHVSDEYWAPVGVWQIRESVRDAFEGESGVAETLHDAVRGVEPLLPISTGDLRRSSEMVAGVQASLADFST from the coding sequence ATGCGACTCGACGAGTACATCGAGGGGTTCGAGCGCGACGAGGCCGCCGAGCGCAGGCGCCTCGCCCGCGAGAAGTCCTACGCGATCACCGACTACCTCGACGAGGTCGAGGACCGGTTCAACGACGCGCTCTCGGGCGGGTCGCTCGTCGGCTCGACCGCCCCCTCGATCTTCGTCGGCCACTCGAACTATCCCAAGGTCTCGACGGGGCTGCTCTCGCCGGTCGGCGACGAGGAACACGCCGCCGAATACGCCACCGACGGCACCTGGTACCGCCAGGGCCTCTCGATCGAGGACGTCGTCCAGCGGCGCACCGGGCTGTTGAACGCCAACCGCTTTACGGACGTGCGCGCGGCCGGCCTCGGTCCGACGACCGGGGGGACGGACGCCCCCTCGGTCCACGACGTCTGGGACGGGTTCGTCGGCACCCAGCGCGAGGTCGCCATCGCGGACCGGCCCGTCGGCGTCGAGATCGGCCTTTCCGACTCGCGCCTGGAGTTCGACCTCCCCGACGGGGACACCGCCGCGCCCCGCGGTCCCCGGGCGGGCGCCGAGTCCGCGACGCTCACGGAGAACCCCCACGTTCCCCGTCCCGTGGAGAAGACCTTAGAGGACGACGACTGGCGCGCCGAGGGCGCGATGACCTACCTGTATCGACGGGGGTTCGACGTCTACGAGATCAACCGCATCCTCTCGGCGGGCGCGCTCGGCGAGGCCGAGAGCCGTCGGCTGGTCCCCACCCGCTGGTCGATCACGGCGGTCGACGACACCGTCGGGAAGTACCTCCGGGGTTCGATCCGCTCGAACCCGAGCGTCGACGAGACGCGCGTGTTCTCGAGCGAGTACATGGGCAATCGCTACTGGGCGATCCTTTCGCCGGGTAACTGGGAGTTCGAACTCGTCGAGATGAAGGCGCCCGGCAGCGTCTGGAACCCCGTCGGTTCGGAGGTCTGGATCGCGAGCGACCACGAGGGCTACGAGGGGAGAACCAAATACGTCGACGGCGGCACCGCGGGTGCCTATTATGCGACCCGACTGGCCGCGCTCGAATACTTGGAGGAGATCGGTCGGCAGGCGAAGGTGCTGGTCCTGAGACACGTCTCCGACGAGTACTGGGCTCCTGTGGGAGTGTGGCAGATCCGCGAGAGCGTCCGGGACGCCTTCGAGGGCGAGAGCGGGGTCGCAGAAACCCTCCACGACGCGGTCCGTGGGGTCGAACCCCTCCTCCCGATCTCGACGGGCGATCTCCGGCGATCCTCCGAGATGGTCGCGGGCGTCCAGGCCTCGCTCGCGGACTTCTCGACGTGA
- a CDS encoding CPBP family intramembrane glutamic endopeptidase, with amino-acid sequence MSIPGRLSWVQRSLLVATVVLLVWVNWSTATLTGRVLRDTVLYLLVPLGLGLAHGKHVGWRVDRRAVRDTLLLAAFVLPFYLVGSTLPSVREFYPLWETAPDLGTFVPHAVQLFVLALATETYFRGLLCVGVRDLGAKCIFISPVVYALLHVSKPPIELVLSGPTDVLFGAVDYHADSILPSTVAHGCGLVLLDWLVLHDPLVSPELVLQWLSWVPLPL; translated from the coding sequence ATGTCGATCCCGGGACGGCTCTCGTGGGTCCAGCGGTCGTTGCTGGTCGCGACGGTCGTCCTCCTCGTCTGGGTGAACTGGTCGACGGCCACCCTGACCGGGCGGGTCCTCCGCGACACCGTCCTGTACCTCCTCGTCCCCCTCGGCCTCGGGCTCGCCCACGGCAAGCACGTCGGCTGGCGGGTCGACCGCCGGGCGGTCCGCGACACCCTGTTGCTCGCCGCGTTCGTCCTCCCCTTCTACCTCGTCGGCTCGACGCTCCCCAGCGTCCGGGAGTTCTACCCGCTGTGGGAGACCGCACCCGACCTGGGGACGTTCGTCCCCCACGCCGTCCAGCTGTTCGTCCTCGCGCTCGCCACCGAGACCTACTTCAGAGGACTGCTCTGCGTGGGCGTGCGCGACCTCGGCGCGAAGTGCATCTTCATCAGCCCGGTCGTCTACGCGCTGCTCCACGTGAGCAAGCCGCCGATAGAACTCGTCCTCTCGGGGCCGACGGACGTGCTGTTCGGCGCGGTCGACTACCACGCCGACTCGATCCTGCCCTCGACGGTCGCCCACGGCTGCGGGCTCGTGTTGCTCGACTGGCTCGTGCTCCACGACCCGCTCGTGTCGCCCGAGTTGGTGCTCCAGTGGCTCTCGTGGGTGCCGCTGCCGCTGTAG
- a CDS encoding DUF5789 family protein gives MSDEDQEEAEEEEAPLVDLGEGVPVEGAPIARVASRLHWPVQRSEIRRKEGETVVRTTRGPKSVGELLDGTDVTYFESRQEFLDACRAVTETGPVPTAE, from the coding sequence ATGAGCGACGAAGACCAAGAGGAAGCCGAAGAGGAGGAGGCTCCGCTCGTCGACCTCGGCGAGGGCGTCCCCGTCGAGGGCGCACCGATCGCGCGCGTGGCCTCCCGGCTCCACTGGCCCGTCCAGCGAAGCGAGATCCGCCGGAAGGAAGGCGAGACGGTCGTCCGGACCACTCGCGGACCGAAATCGGTCGGGGAACTCCTCGACGGGACCGACGTCACCTACTTCGAGAGCCGCCAGGAGTTCCTCGACGCCTGCCGCGCGGTGACCGAGACCGGTCCGGTGCCGACCGCCGAGTAG
- a CDS encoding GNAT family N-acetyltransferase — translation MYVRGAKKREEVWLLDEIERLGLDEAAFRSREYVIALDEETGEKAGFGRLRLYDEVCEITSLGVVEAWRGQGVGAHVVERLVDHASDEGFETVYALAPEPDYLLQFGFEPIERSALPPPLGERLDAKRETHEEVIATSLAVGTFSMPDRLRERFKEASPAPTADDDEETLPPEEFGIDPETATYKYDTGRQ, via the coding sequence ATGTACGTCCGAGGTGCCAAGAAACGAGAGGAGGTCTGGCTCCTCGACGAGATCGAGCGACTGGGCCTCGACGAGGCGGCGTTTCGATCCCGCGAGTACGTCATCGCGCTCGACGAGGAAACGGGCGAGAAGGCGGGGTTCGGCCGGCTCCGGCTCTACGACGAGGTCTGTGAGATCACGAGCCTCGGCGTCGTCGAGGCGTGGCGCGGGCAGGGCGTCGGCGCGCACGTCGTCGAGCGCCTCGTCGATCACGCGAGTGACGAGGGGTTCGAGACGGTCTACGCGCTCGCGCCCGAACCCGACTACCTGCTGCAGTTCGGGTTCGAGCCGATCGAGCGCTCGGCGCTTCCCCCGCCGCTCGGGGAGCGTCTCGACGCCAAACGCGAGACCCACGAGGAGGTGATCGCGACGAGCCTCGCCGTCGGGACGTTCTCGATGCCCGACCGGTTGCGCGAACGCTTCAAGGAGGCGTCGCCGGCGCCCACGGCCGACGACGACGAGGAGACGCTGCCGCCCGAGGAGTTCGGGATCGACCCCGAGACCGCGACCTACAAGTACGACACCGGCCGTCAGTAG